The following proteins come from a genomic window of Paenibacillus swuensis:
- a CDS encoding nitrate/nitrite transporter, which produces MEKKSFLQSGHKGSLFSAFLYFDISFMVWVLLGPLAVIIAQEYGLDAAQKANLVALPILGGSILRLVLGYLTDYIGPKRTGQLGLGLTVIPLVIGWQFADSLSNVYMVALMLGVAGASFAAALPLASRWYPPEHQGLAMGIAGAGNSGTIITTLFANRIAQHYGDWHIVFGIALIPIVITFIVFSLLAKDSPNQPAPKKLRDYGNVLKQKDSWLFCLLYAVTFGGFVGMSNYLTIFFNTQYNLDPIRAADFTTLCVLAGSFFRPVGGYLADRLGGIRMLMVLYGVISLMLLGVSTLPSIGITTTLLFIGMMGLGMGNGSVFQLVPQRFQQEIGIVTGIVGAAGGLGGFFLPKILGNLKLSTGSFTPGFLILSGIALLCIFVILIVQKEWKRTWIGEGGKVSALRVEEPQIQA; this is translated from the coding sequence ATGGAGAAGAAAAGCTTTTTGCAAAGCGGGCATAAGGGGTCTTTATTCAGTGCATTTCTGTATTTTGACATTAGTTTCATGGTATGGGTATTACTTGGACCGCTGGCTGTCATTATTGCGCAAGAATACGGCTTGGACGCCGCCCAGAAAGCAAATTTGGTTGCCCTGCCGATCTTGGGGGGATCTATCTTAAGGCTGGTTTTGGGATATTTAACGGATTATATCGGGCCTAAGCGGACAGGACAGTTAGGATTGGGGCTTACCGTAATCCCGCTGGTCATCGGATGGCAATTCGCGGACAGTTTATCGAATGTATACATGGTGGCTTTAATGTTAGGTGTTGCCGGAGCAAGCTTTGCGGCCGCCTTGCCGTTAGCAAGTCGCTGGTATCCGCCGGAACATCAAGGTTTAGCGATGGGAATTGCCGGGGCAGGGAACAGCGGAACGATTATCACGACCTTGTTCGCTAATCGGATTGCACAGCACTACGGGGATTGGCACATTGTATTCGGCATTGCGCTGATACCGATTGTTATTACATTCATTGTGTTCTCCCTGTTGGCTAAAGACAGTCCGAATCAGCCGGCTCCGAAGAAATTAAGGGATTACGGCAACGTTTTGAAACAAAAAGATTCGTGGTTGTTCTGCCTGCTGTATGCCGTCACCTTCGGGGGATTTGTGGGCATGTCCAATTACCTAACCATATTCTTTAACACGCAATACAATCTGGATCCGATCAGAGCTGCCGACTTTACAACATTATGTGTGTTGGCGGGTTCCTTCTTCCGTCCGGTAGGCGGGTATCTGGCAGATCGTCTCGGAGGCATTCGGATGCTGATGGTGCTGTACGGTGTAATCTCGCTCATGTTACTGGGTGTCTCCACATTGCCAAGCATAGGGATTACAACGACCTTGTTGTTCATCGGTATGATGGGTCTCGGAATGGGGAACGGATCGGTATTCCAGCTTGTTCCTCAACGATTCCAACAAGAAATCGGCATTGTAACAGGTATTGTGGGAGCGGCAGGGGGACTAGGCGGGTTTTTCCTTCCGAAAATTCTCGGTAATCTGAAGCTTTCCACAGGATCGTTCACGCCGGGCTTTCTCATATTGAGCGGGATTGCGTTGTTGTGTATCTTCGTCATTTTGATTGTGCAAAAGGAATGGAAACGCACTTGGATCGGCGAAGGCGGTAAAGTATCTGCGCTTCGGGTGGAAGAGCCGCAAATCCAAGCTTAG
- a CDS encoding ANTAR domain-containing response regulator produces MLQTFILIDDFSAERKKAVTNTQTVPPTSADVSGRHMLPEPKLKHLGFRLHPHKHDSPAEGNVHLADAVILAVLPEEIASWRSRLTAIKPLPLIWWCDEFTFPGSNCTLDMEIDGMLSPGMNASEIHCTMLLSFNRHIQRRDWHMEREQLLSRLEERKWVEQAKRILCEIKGITEADAYDFLRKQAMNERKRIVDVSTSIVKVYQLLQDQNKGGRTR; encoded by the coding sequence ATGCTGCAAACGTTTATCCTCATTGATGATTTCTCAGCAGAACGTAAGAAAGCCGTAACCAATACCCAGACGGTCCCTCCAACTTCCGCCGACGTTTCAGGAAGGCATATGCTTCCCGAACCGAAGTTAAAGCATCTTGGATTTCGATTGCATCCGCATAAACACGATTCCCCCGCTGAAGGGAATGTGCATCTGGCAGATGCGGTAATCTTGGCCGTGCTTCCCGAAGAGATCGCTTCTTGGCGCAGCCGTTTGACCGCAATCAAGCCGCTCCCGCTCATATGGTGGTGTGATGAATTTACCTTTCCAGGCAGTAACTGTACGTTAGATATGGAGATTGACGGAATGCTCAGTCCGGGCATGAACGCATCCGAAATTCATTGCACCATGCTTCTTTCCTTTAATAGGCATATTCAACGAAGAGACTGGCACATGGAGCGCGAGCAGCTGCTCTCCCGGCTGGAAGAGCGCAAATGGGTGGAGCAAGCCAAACGGATCTTATGCGAGATCAAGGGAATTACCGAGGCTGACGCTTATGACTTTTTACGTAAACAGGCCATGAATGAACGGAAGAGGATTGTTGACGTATCCACCTCCATTGTTAAAGTTTATCAATTACTTCAGGATCAGAACAAAGGAGGACGAACACGATGA